A window of the Brumimicrobium sp. genome harbors these coding sequences:
- a CDS encoding LETM1-related biofilm-associated protein, with protein MIQPGSKNWIDKYFSLIEEEKIDVLKHADIQSDTLDAYLHNLFFKSGIIFGFPCEFIFFNDKISDNWTDEEKMSLLLFECLLLIYISEKKQCKKEELINSLLEFYQKYQDNSLFNITKIIFKETDGVKLENILKRRVHPKSTFGNRLWINYIENSLIYLDVIAFRSFLQHQREITESYSVFMKGTLYTIGVMSLIDKNIDAEEKSILNVFLNSIYLNETDKMEFNDRLKSQNLTVQDITIPKYAENLYRLYLIDMAILTIHSDISEISQDSSEEIIQLNELCAYLSIDLTQLRSAIIFIEKFIMENNHKIIFFHQSTSYERLVNNFSKRWIKILGRNKDKVVEELKESRELIALVNKSLQTELTDDEKEKVKSQFGDIVKSLPAFAIFMLPGGMILLPIILKIIPDLLPSAFRDNETPK; from the coding sequence ATGATTCAACCTGGATCTAAAAATTGGATTGATAAATATTTTTCTTTGATTGAAGAAGAAAAGATTGATGTGCTTAAACACGCTGATATTCAATCAGATACTCTAGATGCATATTTGCATAATTTATTTTTTAAATCTGGGATTATCTTTGGTTTCCCATGTGAATTTATTTTTTTTAATGATAAAATTTCAGATAATTGGACAGATGAAGAAAAAATGTCTTTACTGCTTTTTGAATGTCTTTTATTGATTTATATTAGTGAGAAAAAACAATGTAAGAAAGAAGAACTTATCAACTCTTTATTAGAATTTTATCAGAAGTATCAAGACAATTCTTTATTCAATATTACAAAGATTATTTTCAAGGAAACAGATGGCGTCAAACTTGAGAATATTCTTAAAAGAAGAGTTCACCCAAAATCAACCTTTGGTAACCGTTTATGGATTAATTATATAGAAAATAGTTTAATCTATTTGGATGTTATTGCTTTTAGGTCATTTTTACAACATCAGCGTGAAATAACGGAAAGCTATAGTGTGTTTATGAAAGGTACTCTATATACAATCGGAGTAATGTCTTTGATTGATAAGAATATTGATGCCGAAGAAAAATCTATTCTGAATGTCTTTTTGAATTCTATATATCTCAATGAAACGGATAAAATGGAGTTTAATGATAGATTAAAGAGTCAAAACTTAACCGTGCAAGATATTACGATTCCTAAATATGCCGAAAACTTATATCGTTTATATCTCATTGATATGGCAATTCTTACTATCCATTCAGATATTTCTGAAATTAGCCAGGATTCAAGTGAGGAGATTATTCAATTAAATGAATTATGTGCTTATTTATCTATTGATCTTACTCAGTTAAGGAGTGCAATTATCTTTATTGAAAAGTTTATTATGGAGAATAATCATAAAATTATTTTCTTCCATCAAAGCACTTCTTATGAGCGATTAGTAAATAACTTTTCAAAACGCTGGATTAAAATCTTAGGAAGGAACAAAGATAAGGTTGTAGAAGAATTAAAAGAGAGCAGAGAGTTGATAGCATTAGTAAATAAGTCTCTTCAAACTGAATTAACAGATGATGAAAAAGAAAAGGTGAAATCTCAATTTGGAGATATAGTTAAGTCTCTACCTGCTTTTGCTATCTTTATGTTACCTGGAGGGATGATTTTATTGCCAATAATTTTAAAAATTATTCCCGATTTACTCCCTTCTGCATTTAGAGACAATGAGACTCCCAAATAG